A stretch of the Thiomicrorhabdus xiamenensis genome encodes the following:
- the soxX gene encoding sulfur oxidation c-type cytochrome SoxX yields MNLKMKQLLTAFAVSCAVMTAPVSVQAADKPAASDIEEGKKLAFSRSKGNCLACHMAGDGAQPGNIGPALVAMKLRYPDKQKLYNKVWGTSDSMKVPNSMMPEFGLHGILSDDEIRKVVDYIYTL; encoded by the coding sequence ATGAATTTAAAAATGAAGCAACTGTTGACTGCTTTCGCCGTCTCGTGTGCCGTAATGACAGCGCCAGTTAGCGTTCAAGCTGCGGACAAGCCAGCTGCCTCTGATATTGAAGAAGGTAAGAAACTTGCCTTCAGCCGTTCTAAAGGGAACTGCCTAGCCTGCCATATGGCTGGTGACGGAGCCCAACCGGGTAATATCGGGCCAGCACTTGTTGCGATGAAATTACGTTACCCTGACAAGCAAAAGTTGTACAACAAAGTTTGGGGTACTTCTGATTCAATGAAAGTGCCTAACAGCATGATGCCTGAATTCGGATTACACGGAATTCTAAGTGATGACGAAATCCGTAAAGTCGTTGACTACATCTATACGCTGTAA
- the soxY gene encoding thiosulfate oxidation carrier protein SoxY, which produces MKRRSFLKGTLATGAAAVAVNAGLLTPSTVLAADWNAKAFGAKTTDDALNAVFGSTNATASGDVQLKAPAIAENGAVTPVTVDASGIDGVESIAILASKNPMPMVCEYTFAAGAVGYVSTRIKMGETMNVIAVVNAGGKLLKAEQEVKVTIGGCGG; this is translated from the coding sequence ATGAAACGTAGATCTTTCCTTAAAGGTACTCTAGCCACTGGTGCTGCAGCTGTAGCTGTTAACGCTGGTCTTCTAACGCCTAGCACTGTACTAGCTGCTGACTGGAATGCTAAAGCATTCGGTGCAAAAACAACTGATGACGCTCTAAACGCAGTTTTCGGTTCTACTAACGCTACTGCTTCAGGTGATGTACAACTTAAAGCGCCAGCAATCGCGGAAAACGGTGCTGTTACTCCAGTTACTGTTGATGCTTCTGGTATCGATGGTGTTGAATCTATCGCTATCCTAGCTAGCAAAAACCCAATGCCTATGGTTTGTGAATATACTTTCGCCGCTGGTGCAGTAGGTTATGTATCTACTCGTATCAAAATGGGTGAAACCATGAACGTTATTGCTGTAGTTAACGCTGGCGGTAAGCTTCTTAAAGCAGAACAAGAAGTTAAAGTAACAATCGGTGGTTGTGGTGGTTAA
- a CDS encoding TerB family tellurite resistance protein, producing MFADQLTEEQRQVVFDLAANLAAADNDVSDEEIQYLKDFSVAYGIEFDLDKSELDINDALSKLDTKKARVITLQELIKLSYKDGHFGKEEQDKVFLLAQKMGLNNTDLLMRIEAWVRQGFDWVYEGEQMLNEE from the coding sequence ATGTTTGCCGATCAATTAACCGAAGAACAGCGTCAGGTGGTATTTGACCTTGCGGCTAACTTAGCTGCAGCTGACAATGATGTTTCTGACGAAGAAATTCAGTATCTTAAGGACTTCAGTGTTGCTTATGGTATTGAGTTCGATTTGGATAAATCCGAACTGGATATTAATGATGCGCTGAGTAAGCTGGATACCAAGAAGGCGCGTGTGATTACGTTACAGGAGCTTATTAAGCTTTCCTATAAAGATGGTCACTTCGGTAAGGAAGAGCAGGATAAGGTCTTCCTGCTGGCGCAGAAAATGGGCTTGAATAATACTGATTTACTGATGCGCATTGAAGCTTGGGTTCGTCAAGGTTTCGACTGGGTTTATGAAGGTGAGCAGATGCTCAACGAAGAGTAA
- the soxA gene encoding sulfur oxidation c-type cytochrome SoxA, which yields MKKTLLGSLALGVTMIATSPAAFAVDPEQDRQNLVDFFKSKSPKIAFEDYKDGGYIYSADKRAQWEAVEEFPPYLDSVDAGEELYQQDQAVYEKCFGDDPANVRPHYPYFDEKTQQVVTLEWAINICREDAGLKPFKYKKGDIAKLSAYFAYQSRGQKVDVKIDSDGAREAYNKGRDMFIKPVGQLGLSCAKCHAYNAGRYARADLLSPTLGHTTHFPVFRAKWQELGTLHRRYGGCHQNMRANPFKPQSEEYRNLEFFQAYISNGLEINGPGYRQ from the coding sequence ATGAAGAAGACCTTACTAGGCTCACTAGCCTTAGGCGTGACAATGATCGCAACCAGCCCTGCAGCATTTGCAGTAGATCCAGAACAAGATCGTCAGAACCTGGTTGATTTTTTCAAGTCAAAAAGCCCAAAAATCGCCTTTGAAGATTACAAAGACGGTGGTTATATCTACAGCGCTGACAAGCGTGCTCAATGGGAAGCAGTTGAAGAATTCCCTCCATATTTAGATTCTGTTGATGCCGGTGAAGAACTGTATCAGCAAGATCAAGCGGTATACGAAAAATGCTTCGGTGATGATCCGGCAAACGTTCGTCCGCACTACCCTTACTTTGATGAGAAGACCCAGCAGGTGGTAACACTTGAGTGGGCAATCAATATCTGTCGTGAAGACGCCGGACTTAAGCCGTTTAAATATAAAAAAGGCGACATCGCCAAGCTAAGTGCTTATTTCGCGTATCAATCACGTGGCCAGAAAGTTGACGTTAAAATTGACAGCGATGGAGCTCGCGAAGCCTACAACAAAGGCCGTGATATGTTCATCAAGCCAGTTGGTCAGCTAGGCCTATCATGTGCTAAGTGTCACGCATACAACGCCGGTCGCTATGCACGTGCAGATTTACTTTCTCCGACTCTAGGTCACACTACCCACTTCCCGGTTTTCCGTGCGAAATGGCAGGAACTAGGTACCCTACACCGTCGTTATGGTGGATGTCACCAGAACATGCGTGCTAATCCATTTAAGCCGCAAAGTGAAGAGTACCGTAACCTAGAATTCTTCCAAGCCTATATTTCAAACGGTTTGGAGATCAACGGTCCAGGTTACCGTCAGTAA
- the soxZ gene encoding thiosulfate oxidation carrier complex protein SoxZ: MSIKIRMRGKSKGGVAEIKALIKHPMESGARMNKATGKPYPAKYIDMVEISVNGTKAIDAQWSGAVSANPYMAVKVKANAGDEVKVSLKDNTGATGEDSIKLK, from the coding sequence ATGTCTATCAAAATCCGTATGCGTGGTAAGTCAAAAGGTGGCGTAGCTGAAATTAAAGCTCTAATCAAGCACCCAATGGAATCTGGTGCTCGTATGAACAAAGCTACCGGTAAACCATACCCAGCTAAGTACATCGACATGGTTGAAATTTCTGTTAACGGTACTAAAGCGATTGATGCTCAATGGTCTGGTGCAGTTTCAGCTAACCCATACATGGCTGTTAAAGTTAAAGCTAACGCTGGCGATGAAGTTAAAGTTAGCCTAAAAGACAACACTGGTGCAACTGGTGAAGACTCAATCAAACTAAAATAA